Genomic segment of Arctopsyche grandis isolate Sample6627 unplaced genomic scaffold, ASM5162203v2 HiC_scaffold_334, whole genome shotgun sequence:
aacaaaaatgaataagtatattttttacttttaaagcaTTAAATCAGGGTTgttttctctcttttttttataaatattttaaatactgcTTAATGATTGaatctttttttaaaaaatatcacaaaaatcCTCTTTAGATCCAATTATtgtttaaatcttttttttaactTAGTGTTTATttccgatatacatataattaatctaAATTTagcataaaaattttataacaaaCCTGTAAAAacgattatattaaatttttaaggcTAGAAAAGAGTTTATTTAAGAGGATGTAAATCTAATATTCGTATTTATAGAATATAGACATtgaatttaaatagtttttcacgttaaattatataaacatttttgttgcttgaatatttttcaaatataactgtcaattttagaactttcatttattgattgcatgggtaaataatccatgctttattttaaagcaaaattttaattaaaaatcttcaCTTAAGAAAGCAACAGAGTTACAAGATAACTCTACAGTTGCGACAATAACGTTTATTCAAAATCTATTAGCatagaaattttgtttaaaaattaaaaaaacaagatTATTTGACGAATTGGCTATAgaattatttttctaaaaaaaagacTTGCCCTTTTTTTAACGTTCATTTTCAAATTGTAAGGCTCTTTTGACTTCAGTTAAATAGGATTAAGAGCAGCAAATAAAGCACCAATAATTTACACCCCTTTTAATTACTAGCgttcatatatacatttcattgtgattatttaattttttatataatatgctgGAGTAATTAGTGCCTTTTCCCTTTCAAAATGTtattgttataatcggtcaagattaatgcccctaatgtcaataaatattttaagtagtaacagttattatatttagttggatatatatattatacttaaataaatacccatatttacctcaaactcttacttattttaaattattgtgttttctaaataaaattttaacccCTCAATGTCTCAAAATGTTTCTGTAAAAGTAGGAGAAGCTGAAATTGTAGTTCCAATAGAAACCACTCTAAATGAACTAATTTTAAGaatggaattaaaaaatatcattactGCTGAAATCGACGGGAAGGGTGTAGATTTACACACACCCATTATTGAAAAATGcagtattaatttttatacatttgatgACGATAAAGGAAAAGAAGTATTCTGGCACTCATCATCACATATTCTCGGCAATGCACTTGTTAATATTTTTGGTGTTAAATTGGTCAATGGCCCTGCTATAGAAGAAGGTTTTTACTATGATGTAGATTCCCCCTTGCCAATATCTAGCacggattttataaaaattgaaaaagaatttAACAGAATTGTGAGAGAGAAccacaaatttgaaaaaattactaaaaCTAAAGAAGAATTGCTTGAAATGTACAAAGAAAACCCatgtaaaacatattttattgagAAAAATGTAAAAGATGAAACttcaatatacaaaaacaaGGATTTCTACGATATGTGCCTTGGCCCACATATTAGGAGCACTGGCGCAGTTCGTGCCGTAAAGCTTTTAAAGACTAGCAGTgtctattttttaaatgatagtACCAAAGCCTCTCTTCAAAGAATTTATGGAATTTCGTTTCCATCTAAGGATCTTTTAAAAGAATATGTTGCACGTATTGAAAAAGCTAAAGAAATGGATCACagaaaaattgggaaggaaatggATTTGTTCTTCTTTCACAAATACTCTCCTGGTTCTTGTTTCTGGTTGCCTGAGGGTGCCCACATATACAACAAACTAGTTGAATTCCTTAGAGTGGAGTATCGTAAACGTGGATTTTCAGAAGTTATTACCCCtaacatattttcaattgatttatGGAAGGAGTCTGGGCACTATCAGAATTATAAAGATAACATTTACATGATTGAAAAAGAAGATTTTGCCCTTAAGCCTATGAACTGTCCTGGTCATTGCTTGATGTTCAGATCTAAGGAGAGATCATTTAAGGAGCTTCCTATTAGACTTGCCGATTTCGGTGTACTTCATAGAAATGAAGTAAGTGGTGCGTTGACTGGGTTAACTCGTGTACGCAGATTTCAGCAGGATGATGCACACATTTTTTGTATGAGAAGTCAACTTCAAGTTGAAATTACTAATTGCCTACAATTTGTTGATTACGTTTATCGGGTATTTaaatttagatatgaaattttattgtcGACTCGTCCCGAACATTACTTGGGAGAGCTGGAGGAATGGGAAGAGGCAGAAAATGCATTAAAAAGTGCAATTAACTTAGTAGGTCGGCCATACAAAATTAATGAGGGGGATGGTGCATTTTATGGGCCTAAAATTGACATTATTTTGTACGATGCATTGGGTAGAAAATCACAATGCGCAACCATTCAACTCGATTTTCAATTGCCACAgcgtttcaatttaaaatacaccgGCCCTGATGGTGCTTTACATACTCCTGTTATTGTTCATCGTGCTATTCTTGGAAGTTTAGAAAGACTCATAGGaattgtaattgaaaattttggaaAGAAATTACCGTTTTGGCTTACCCCACGTCAAATAGCACTCATTTCCGTGTTTGCAGATGAGTACACTGCTAAAATAAGAGATTTACTTTATGATTTTGAAGTTAAAATTATTGATGATAAGGGTTtaacgctaaataaaaaaattagaaatgcGGAAGTTGCAGGGTATCGCCTTGTATGTGTAGTTGGTAAGAACGAAGAAGAAAAGGATGAAATTAATGTTAGATTCGGAACGGGGAAACAAAATATGAAGCTTAATGAATTTGTGTCATTTGTTAAAAACCTGTGCTTCGAGAAGGGAGATTTAGATGAAATGGAAATTGATATGAATAAGtgcaaaataaatgaataaatttgttGTTTTGCTATACTTTGTGacccaatttttttcataaaacccatttattatattttatttaaaccttGCTAACATTTGATTAAACAAATGCCacgcatataatataatcttcaTTTTCTAATTTGGCAATAAAAAAGgtttgtttttttcttaatgccgaataaaaaaaaatacaaatgtccttacttttttccttgaatgctaaaaacatatcttaattattatttaatctttTCATTTACCCAGAGTTTTTGAACTAATTAgcgtattttattgtttaaatttatatataattaattgggttatatacttattaaataattttaatcaagATAACTCTCCAGTAACCTTTGAAATAgatattaagaaattaattttaatttattgatgaCCCTGTGTGACGTAACCGGAGAGTTTAAATACTTTACCAGCCATTTCTTTATTTTTGGGCAAGTAAAATGATCCATCAATGTATACACTCTTGCTTGGACCACTAGCAGATGGAAGTTTACTGAGAACATCGAAAATAGAACCAACAGAGCCTGCAtctttgtttttgtaattagcTGTTGTTGTGCTATTTTTTGTGCTGGTTTTTTGTGCGAAGCCATCTATTTTAGTAGCAGACTTAGAAGATGTACTATTCACAGCGTAAGGAACTTTGGAAGAAGCTGTAGATGTTGCAGGTTTAGTAGATGAAGCAATTGATTTCGCAGATGTTGTTGAAATTGCTTTAGACGTAGTTGATACGCTAGCTTTTGAAGTGGAATTTACATCGGCCGGTTTAGTAGATCTAGAAGCTCTTGTTTTTCCTTTAACGGAAACTGGGTAGCTTGACATTGTTTTAGATATGGCAGAGCTCACTGAAGCCTTAGTTGAAGAAGgcatttgaatttttatgtatggaAATGCCGTTTGTGTAGAGTTATTTGGTTTAACAGTACTTATTGATAATGTTGCCGCTTTAAAGGCTGTTGATGCCTTAGCAGGTGCCATAGATTCAATTATTGTAACTGTTTTTATGTTTACCAAGACATTTTTAGATTGATTATCAATTACCAGCTCTGTCCAATATCTTGAATTTgtgctttttttgtttttagcaGGTTCTTCAGATCCAAAAAGtttattgtttgaattttcCTCTTCAGATGTTTCAACTTTGGGCGCTTCAGCAAATGATAGTGATTCGAGAGAACCAGGGGCAGCACCACCTGCAAGTTTTGCATCATTACCTTCATCTTTTTCTTTTTGACCAGATGAAAGATTTGTCTCTTCATTAACTTCTGATTCTTGCGAGAGGtcactttttttcttttcttcctCCTCTGAAAGATTAGCAGAATTATTAATCTCCAATTCTTCCGCAAGATTAGAAGGATTACTAGCATTTTCTTCTCCTAAAAGGTTACTAGCACTTTGAGATCCTTGGTCTTTTTGATTTTCCGTTAAATTATTAGACACAAGGTTTTGTCCACCATCTTCGAAAGTTAGAGCTGACTCGTTTTCTATAGCAGAAAGATTTGAATTATTATCGCTTTCATGTTCATCAGCAGCAACTTTAACTGCGAGTAAGGCCAAGGTCAAAACTATTGGCGTCATGATGTTtacataatgtatatttttaaagatgCTTGAAACAGTTTCACATTGTTTTAaagttaaaacaattaaatcctctgtaataatatttttaaaactactcaACTAAAAACCTGTTTtagcttttaattaattataacgctaaattatttttgcCCTCATcaaacttttgaaaaaaaaacctataattgttttataattgAGGTTTGAGAAAAGCGCAAGTTATAagtgttttattaataaatgtttcttctttttttaaagttttgtaAAATATCTACTACCAACGTATAACAAGCCGGGtaaatctaaaattaatttactctTTTTTTAGTAGTTTTAAAAGAAATATCTAGGCTTttaatagatatta
This window contains:
- the LOC143922083 gene encoding uncharacterized protein LOC143922083, whose translation is MELKNIITAEIDGKGVDLHTPIIEKCSINFYTFDDDKGKEVFWHSSSHILGNALVNIFGVKLVNGPAIEEGFYYDVDSPLPISSTDFIKIEKEFNRIVRENHKFEKITKTKEELLEMYKENPCKTYFIEKNVKDETSIYKNKDFYDMCLGPHIRSTGAVRAVKLLKTSSVYFLNDSTKASLQRIYGISFPSKDLLKEYVARIEKAKEMDHRKIGKEMDLFFFHKYSPGSCFWLPEGAHIYNKLVEFLRVEYRKRGFSEVITPNIFSIDLWKESGHYQNYKDNIYMIEKEDFALKPMNCPGHCLMFRSKERSFKELPIRLADFGVLHRNEVSGALTGLTRVRRFQQDDAHIFCMRSQLQVEITNCLQFVDYVYRVFKFRYEILLSTRPEHYLGELEEWEEAENALKSAINLVGRPYKINEGDGAFYGPKIDIILYDALGRKSQCATIQLDFQLPQRFNLKYTGPDGALHTPVIVHRAILGSLERLIGIVIENFGKKLPFWLTPRQIALISVFADEYTAKIRDLLYDFEVKIIDDKGLTLNKKIRNAEVAGYRLVCVVGKNEEEKDEINVRFGTGKQNMKLNEFVSFVKNLCFEKGDLDEMEIDMNKCKINE